In Burkholderia sp. WP9, a genomic segment contains:
- a CDS encoding amidohydrolase family protein: protein MDLIIRRATLPAGAAPQHKEPVDIGIEAGRIVAVEPNLAASAREEIDAAGSLVTPPFVDPHFHMDATLSYGLPRVNASGTLLEGIALWGELKPDLTQEALIERALQYCDWAVARGLLAIRSHVDVCDPRLLAVEALVEVKRRVAPYLDLQLVAFPQDGVLRSAGAFENLKRSISMGVDVVGGIPHFERTMADGAQSVRLLCEYAAEQGLRVDMHCDESDDPLSRHIETLAAETHRLDLQGRVTGSHLTSMHSMDNYYVSKLLPLMREAGVAAIANPLINITLQGRSDTYPKRRGMTRVPEMMAAGINVAFGHDCVMDPWYSLGSGDMLEVAHMGLHVAQMTGVEGMRACFDAVTVNAARILGLEGYGIAPGCAANLVLLDARDPVEAIRLRAARLAVVSRGKVVSHAPAARAALSLEGRPSEVDFKLHRA, encoded by the coding sequence ATGGATCTGATCATCCGCCGCGCGACGTTGCCAGCGGGCGCCGCGCCGCAGCACAAGGAGCCGGTCGACATCGGCATCGAAGCGGGCCGCATCGTCGCCGTCGAACCGAATCTGGCCGCGAGCGCGCGCGAAGAAATCGATGCCGCCGGTTCACTTGTCACGCCGCCGTTCGTCGATCCGCATTTCCATATGGACGCGACGCTCTCGTACGGATTGCCACGCGTGAACGCATCGGGCACGCTGCTGGAGGGCATCGCGCTATGGGGCGAACTGAAGCCGGACCTCACGCAGGAGGCGCTGATCGAGCGCGCGCTGCAGTATTGCGACTGGGCCGTCGCGCGCGGGCTGCTGGCCATCCGCAGCCACGTGGATGTGTGTGATCCGCGCCTGCTCGCGGTCGAGGCGCTGGTCGAAGTGAAACGCCGCGTCGCGCCGTATCTCGACCTGCAACTGGTGGCCTTTCCACAAGACGGTGTGTTGCGCAGCGCGGGCGCTTTCGAGAATCTCAAACGGTCGATCTCGATGGGCGTGGATGTGGTCGGCGGCATTCCGCATTTCGAGCGCACCATGGCCGACGGCGCGCAGTCCGTGCGTCTCTTGTGCGAGTACGCGGCGGAGCAGGGCTTGCGCGTGGACATGCATTGCGATGAATCGGACGACCCTTTGTCGCGTCACATCGAGACGCTCGCGGCCGAAACGCATCGGCTCGACTTGCAGGGGCGCGTGACCGGCTCGCATCTGACCTCGATGCATTCCATGGACAACTACTACGTCAGCAAACTCCTGCCGCTAATGCGCGAGGCGGGCGTCGCGGCGATTGCGAATCCGCTGATCAACATCACGCTGCAAGGCCGCAGCGACACCTATCCGAAACGTCGCGGCATGACACGCGTGCCGGAAATGATGGCAGCGGGCATCAACGTCGCGTTCGGCCACGATTGCGTGATGGACCCGTGGTACAGCCTCGGCTCGGGCGACATGCTGGAAGTCGCGCACATGGGTTTGCATGTGGCGCAGATGACGGGCGTCGAAGGCATGCGCGCCTGCTTCGACGCGGTGACGGTGAACGCCGCGCGCATTCTCGGCCTCGAAGGCTACGGCATCGCGCCGGGCTGCGCGGCCAATCTCGTGTTGCTCGACGCGCGCGATCCGGTGGAAGCAATCCGCTTGCGCGCGGCGCGTCTTGCTGTGGTGAGTCGCGGCAAGGTGGTAAGCCACGCGCCGGCTGCGCGTGCCGCGTTGTCGCTCGAAGGGCGGCCATCGGAAGTGGATTTCAAACTGCATCGCGCCTAG
- a CDS encoding M3 family metallopeptidase, translating into MSTTASNHDNPLLDFSDLPRFGQIRPEHVTPALDVLLADAAAAVERAAQPITPASWADVVEPVERATEPLSRAWSVVGHLNAVADTPELRAVYGENLPRVTEFWSSVGQNLALYEKYKALHASSDFASLTGERKKILGNALRDFRLSGAELPEDQKPHFAELQERQAALSKAFSDHVLDATNAYAYIVEAGNEAQLAGLPEDVVEAAREAAEREGKTGYKFTLHFPSYFPVMQYSENRPMREAMYRAYVTRASELGPQYGNGKPEWDNTAVLAEQLKLRAEEAHMLGFNNFAEVSLAPKMAESPAQVMSFLEDLATRARPHAEQDWKELREFAANELGMSELQPWDMTFAAERLRQKRYSFSENEVKQYLPEDAVFKGLFKVTETLFGVRIRRDEAAVWHPDVRFFRVENQDGGLVAQFYLDLYAREGKRGGAWMDDARGRHKHTHGSVQTPVAYLTCNFSAPVGGKPACFTHDEVITLFHEFGHGLHHMLTRVDELGVSGINGVEWDAVELPSQFMENFCWEWDVLSDMTSHVETAKPLPRELFDKMLAAKNFQSGLGTLRQIVFSMFDMQLHTGFDASGTKNATELASEINERFHVVPQAPFSRWPNTFSHIFAGGYAAGYYSYKWAEVLSADAYAAFEEAAQAASGSVLDQATGMRYRKEILEVGGSRPAMESFKAFRGREPNIDALLRHNGMTPGAAH; encoded by the coding sequence ATGTCCACTACCGCCTCGAATCACGACAATCCGCTCCTCGATTTCTCCGACCTGCCGCGCTTTGGCCAAATCCGTCCCGAACACGTCACGCCCGCCCTCGATGTGCTGCTCGCCGACGCTGCCGCCGCCGTCGAGCGCGCCGCCCAGCCGATCACGCCCGCCTCGTGGGCCGACGTGGTCGAACCGGTCGAGCGCGCGACCGAACCGCTGTCGCGCGCCTGGAGCGTGGTCGGCCATCTGAACGCCGTCGCCGATACGCCCGAGTTGCGCGCCGTGTATGGCGAGAATCTGCCGCGTGTCACCGAATTCTGGTCGAGCGTTGGACAGAATCTCGCGCTGTACGAGAAGTACAAGGCGCTGCATGCCAGTAGCGATTTCGCCTCGCTGACCGGCGAACGCAAGAAGATCCTCGGCAATGCGCTGCGCGATTTCCGCCTGTCCGGCGCGGAATTGCCGGAAGACCAGAAGCCGCATTTCGCCGAATTGCAGGAACGTCAGGCGGCGCTCTCGAAAGCGTTTTCGGATCACGTGCTCGACGCGACCAATGCGTATGCGTATATCGTCGAAGCCGGCAATGAAGCGCAACTGGCCGGCCTGCCCGAAGACGTGGTCGAAGCCGCCAGGGAAGCGGCCGAGCGCGAAGGCAAAACCGGCTACAAATTCACGCTGCATTTCCCGTCGTATTTCCCGGTGATGCAGTACTCGGAAAATCGCCCCATGCGCGAGGCGATGTATCGCGCATACGTGACGCGCGCCTCGGAGCTCGGCCCGCAATACGGCAACGGCAAGCCCGAGTGGGACAACACGGCGGTGCTCGCCGAGCAGTTGAAGCTGCGCGCCGAAGAAGCGCACATGCTCGGCTTCAACAACTTCGCCGAAGTCTCGCTCGCGCCGAAAATGGCCGAGTCGCCCGCCCAGGTCATGAGCTTCCTCGAAGACCTCGCCACGCGTGCGCGTCCGCATGCGGAGCAGGACTGGAAGGAGCTGCGCGAATTCGCCGCGAACGAACTCGGCATGAGCGAGCTGCAACCGTGGGACATGACGTTTGCCGCGGAGCGTCTGCGTCAGAAGCGCTATTCGTTCTCCGAGAACGAGGTCAAACAGTACTTACCGGAAGACGCTGTCTTCAAGGGTCTTTTCAAGGTCACGGAAACGCTGTTCGGCGTGCGCATCCGCCGCGACGAAGCGGCCGTGTGGCATCCGGACGTGCGCTTTTTCCGCGTCGAGAATCAGGACGGCGGGCTCGTCGCGCAGTTCTACCTCGATCTGTATGCGCGTGAAGGCAAACGCGGCGGCGCCTGGATGGACGACGCGCGCGGCCGTCACAAGCACACGCATGGCAGCGTGCAAACGCCGGTCGCGTATCTGACCTGCAACTTCTCGGCGCCGGTCGGCGGCAAGCCCGCCTGCTTCACGCACGACGAAGTGATCACGCTGTTCCACGAGTTCGGTCACGGCTTGCATCACATGCTCACGCGTGTGGATGAGCTGGGCGTGTCGGGCATCAACGGCGTGGAGTGGGACGCGGTCGAACTGCCGTCGCAATTCATGGAGAATTTCTGTTGGGAGTGGGACGTGCTGAGCGACATGACTTCGCACGTCGAAACCGCCAAGCCGTTGCCGCGCGAACTGTTCGACAAGATGCTCGCCGCGAAGAACTTCCAGAGCGGTCTGGGCACGCTGCGCCAGATCGTATTCTCGATGTTCGACATGCAACTGCATACCGGCTTCGACGCCTCCGGCACGAAGAACGCCACCGAACTCGCGAGCGAAATCAACGAGCGCTTCCACGTCGTGCCGCAAGCGCCGTTCTCGCGCTGGCCGAATACGTTCAGCCATATTTTCGCGGGCGGCTATGCGGCGGGCTACTACAGCTATAAATGGGCTGAAGTGCTCTCTGCCGACGCCTACGCGGCATTTGAAGAAGCGGCGCAAGCGGCGAGCGGCAGCGTGCTCGATCAGGCGACCGGCATGCGTTATCGCAAGGAGATTCTGGAAGTGGGCGGCAGCCGTCCGGCGATGGAATCGTTCAAGGCATTCCGCGGCCGCGAGCCGAATATCGACGCACTGCTGCGTCACAACGGCATGACGCCGGGCGCGGCGCATTGA
- a CDS encoding acyltransferase gives MNPLSDALSRKGNNFDLVRLLAAIAVVYGHSYLLQAPDGTTDWVQNALGFDGFGALGVYAFFLLSGMLVTASFDRQRSVPRFAVLRIARLWPAVAAGSLVTVFIVGPLFTTLPLREYFASGMTWANLDNFSTIVLKTGWALPGVFEHNRFPVDVCAPLWTLPLEVRCYLIVLVTGMVGLLSSSRGVALAAALGCAAFVLRVNLSHWQVGLRDFSETPGGYSFWPEPFFMLGMLLYGWRERIDINGLTALALTMVFLVFRDTAGAQPLFYLAFVYGVLWVGTTPLLRRLVPRHDYSYGIYLYGFMVQQCVANLAPQLSHVAAVLIAAPFILLCAALSWHFVERPVLKWCRGRLARRSTPLATGMPASDQAVR, from the coding sequence ATGAACCCGCTTTCGGATGCGTTATCGCGCAAGGGCAACAACTTTGATCTCGTGCGGCTGCTGGCCGCTATCGCCGTCGTCTACGGTCATTCCTATCTGCTCCAGGCGCCGGACGGCACCACGGATTGGGTCCAGAACGCGCTGGGTTTCGACGGTTTTGGCGCGCTCGGCGTGTACGCCTTTTTCCTCTTGAGCGGCATGCTGGTCACCGCCAGCTTCGACCGGCAGCGCTCGGTGCCGCGCTTCGCCGTCTTGCGCATCGCGCGCCTGTGGCCGGCGGTCGCGGCCGGTTCGCTGGTGACGGTGTTCATCGTTGGCCCGCTGTTTACGACGCTGCCGCTGCGCGAGTATTTCGCCTCCGGCATGACGTGGGCCAACCTCGACAATTTCTCGACCATCGTGCTGAAAACCGGCTGGGCGCTGCCGGGCGTGTTCGAGCACAACCGCTTTCCCGTCGACGTCTGCGCCCCGCTCTGGACGCTGCCGCTCGAAGTAAGGTGCTATCTGATCGTGCTCGTGACCGGCATGGTCGGACTGCTGTCCAGTTCGCGCGGCGTGGCGCTCGCTGCCGCGCTGGGTTGCGCCGCGTTCGTACTGCGCGTGAATCTGTCGCATTGGCAGGTCGGCTTGCGCGATTTCAGCGAAACGCCCGGCGGGTATTCATTCTGGCCGGAGCCGTTTTTCATGCTGGGCATGCTGCTGTACGGCTGGCGTGAACGCATCGACATCAACGGTCTGACGGCGCTGGCGCTCACGATGGTGTTTCTGGTGTTCCGCGACACGGCCGGCGCGCAGCCGCTGTTTTATCTGGCCTTCGTGTATGGCGTGCTGTGGGTCGGAACGACGCCGTTGTTGCGGCGCCTCGTGCCGCGTCACGATTACTCGTACGGCATCTATCTGTACGGCTTCATGGTGCAGCAATGCGTTGCGAATCTCGCGCCGCAATTGAGCCATGTGGCGGCGGTCCTGATCGCCGCGCCGTTCATCCTGCTGTGCGCGGCGCTGTCGTGGCACTTCGTGGAACGGCCCGTGCTGAAGTGGTGCCGCGGGCGTCTGGCGCGCCGCTCGACGCCGCTAGCGACGGGTATGCCGGCAAGCGATCAAGCCGTGCGCTGA